The genomic DNA TTTATTGACATTTTCTGAGAGTTCAGCCGATTCAGCGGTCAGGGTTTCTATCGACTCAGCTAAAGAGGTGGAGTCGGAGGTCAGTCCATCATGACTGGCCTGGAGGTTGCTCACCTCCAATCGAGCCTGCTTGATGAATTCTGCAACGTTGTTGTTTGCATTGATATAGTTTTGAATTCCAGTTTTTGTTTTCTGGGCATTAGTGAATTCAAAGCCATAAATCTCAACCTTTCTCAGCGTTGGCTTTGAGAATTTATTGCTGGTCTTGATTGAAAATTTTACGCAGAACTCGTTGATTATAGCTACAGATCCGCCTTTTGTTTCTGGCGGCACTGGGACAGTCCGAGCGGTGCCCTCTGATGTGTAGATAACCAACTCAATCCCTTTTTGATTGGCGCCCGTAAAGTGGATGCGGCGTAAAAAAATGGGATTGGCAGTGGTGAAAAAACGCTCCCGCTTGTCTAGAGAAACGTCGTTCACAACAGTAGTGTCTTCTTTCAATAACTGTTCATAAAGGGTTGTTGTGCTAAAGCGTTTGTTGATATTTGCCACATTGAATGACAGGCTACCAAGGTTACTAGCTAGCTCATCAAAATTCACCAGATTTACCGTCACCGTCATCCTTCCTATCATGAGATGTCAGTCTGATATTATCTGCCGACTCATCGGTTTTCCATAAGTAAATTCGGTTGAGGTAGAGGCGTGGAATTTTTGTCGTTATAGCGGATCGTGGCGTGAATCGACCATCGTTTCGTAGAAGCCTCGAACGTCCGCAATGGGTCGACAGCAGCCGGTCGCTATTGACCGCTACCGACCCATAGCTGCCGCTCATGGCCTCAGTAGAACGACAGGCGCTTCAAACATAATCGGCCGAGGATCGACTCACCTGTCGACATAGTGACGCGCCCCAAATAGCATGCCTCAATCCAATATGCCCGAGCTGGTAAAATGATCTCAGATCCTGGCACACCAACTCTAGACCAGCTGAAAGTTCTCCTGACGGTCGTAGAAGTGGGAAGCTTCGCTGGCGCTGCAAGGAAATTGCATCGTGCAACGTCAGTGGTGAGCTATGCCATTTCCAATCTGGAGATGCAGCTCGGCGTATCACTTTTTGACCGCAAGACGACACGTAAACCACAGCTGACAGAGGCTGGCCGTACAGTGTTGGCCGAAGCACGAACCATCATCAACGGAGTCAACGGACTGCGATCGAAGGTGTCTGGACTGCTGCACGGTCTCGAAGCAGAGGTGCATCTTGCTTTGGATGTAATGCTGCCAGCGGAGCGGGTGGTCGATGCGCTCAGGACTTTTAGACAGGTGTTTCCCACCGTGGCTTTGCATCTACACATGGAAGCGCTCGGTGCGGTCACGCAATTAGTACTTGAGAAAAAAGCCGGCATTGGGATCAGTGGCCCCCTGGACCCGGGAAGGGATGGCCTTGAGCGTGTCGGCGTAGGGAGTGTTGAGTTAGTACCCGTTGCAGCCCCGGCGCACCCACTTGCCCTCGCCAGCCGCAACGAGCCTGGCGCGGCAAGAAATCACATCCAATTGGTGTTGTCAGACCGCTCACCGCTTACCGGGGACAGAGATTTTGCCGTAGTGAGCCCCCGTACATGGCGGCTCGCGGACTTAGGCGCAAAACACATGCTCCTCAAGGAAGGCATTGGCTGGGGCAACATGCCCTTACCTATGGTCCAAGCGGACCTCAATGCGGGACATCTTTCCCATCTCGATCTTCCTGATTGCAAAGGCGGCTCTTACGCGTTTGACGCTATCTACCGGACTGATTCGCCGCCTGGGCCGGCTGGGCTATGGCTCATCAAACGCTTCGGCCAGCAAGCCGAAGCTCTCTAGACTTGTCGAATAAGTCGTATTAACCGTTCGATATTCTTCTGGTTTTTAGCCAGCTAAGCCCCTGTTAGGGTGTTGCTCATAGACCAGACACGCGCACCTTCGGTGCCTGGGCCTCAATAATCGCAAGACTCCGGTACTACAAAGGTGAACCTATGTGTTCAGCAGCCGAGCTTCTCCACCACCATTTCGAAATGTTTGTTGATGACCATGAAAAGTGGAAATCCCTACTCGCTCCGGACATCGTCTGGGAGCTGCCTTTTGCCCCGAGTCTCGGTCACCCGGAGAAGCTGGTCGGCCGCGAACAAGTGCTCAATCATGTCGGATGGTTTGTCGGAGCGGTGGAGTCGTTTCAATTCCACAATCTACGTATTCAACAATTCACTGATCCACTAACCGCCGTCGCGCAAGTCAAGGCACAGGGGATCATCACTGAGACGGGTAAAACCTACTCACAAGAATATGTCGTTTTCGTTAGCGTTCGTGAGGGTAAGCTGACGCATATTCGTGAGTACTTCGATCCTGTCCAGGCGGCTTACGCCTTGGACTCCCCCGTGGTGATGCCAGGCTAGCGGCGCTGCCGAGTGCACGAAAGAAGCAAAACTCCGACAGGCAAAGCAAGGTCGCCAAGGAGTTGCATGTCAAAAAGAGAGAAATTGGCACCGTCGAAAGCGACAACCAATTCCTGACTTGGAGACATCAAAATGACTGACTTCATCCCAACCCCAAACGAAGTGGCAGGCAAAGTGGTGCTGGTAACCGGCGCGGCTAGCGGCATCGGGAAGGCCATCGCCGAGCTCCTTCACAGCCGTGGAGCGAAAGTCATTGCCGAGGATATCGACCCGAAAGTCAACGCCCTTGAGCGTCCCGGCCTGGTTCCTTTCGTCGCCGATATCACCGTTGACGGTTCTGCCGAGCAAGCGGTGGCGTTGGCGGTAGAGAAGTTTGGCAAGCTGGACGTCCTGGTCAATAACGCCGGTCGCATCCTATACAAGCCCCTCGTCGAAATGACCCGTGAAGATTGGGAATGGCAGATGCAAACCAACGTGACGGGGGCGTTTCTTCATTCCCGAGAGGCGATGAAGGAGATGATGAAGAACAAGAGCGGCGCGATCGTGAACATCGCCTCGTACGCGTCCTACTACGCATTTCCCGGTATCGCGGCCTATACCGCGTCCAAAGGCGCATTAGCACAGTTGACTCGTACCCAGGCACTGGAAGCGATTGAGCATGGCATTCGGGTCAATGCCATTGGCGTGGGAGATGTGGTTACCAACCTGTTGAACCATTTCATGGAAGACGGTCGTGGGTTCCTGCAAGAGCATGGCAAGTCCGCGCCGATCGGTCGAGCTGCAGCACCGGAAGAGATCCCCGAGATTGTCTCCTTCCTGGCTTCCGAGCGCGCCAGCTTCATTGTCGGTTCGGTGGTCATGGCCGATGGCGGCATGAGCGTCCCGGTAGGTTAATCCTTCGCCTCGTCCGCGTTGTGCTGAATTGGCAGCACAACGCGTTTTCTTGCTAGCAGACCTTTTCAGCGGAGGCGTCATGACCGCACTTCGAAAATCCGACTTTCCCCTCATCGACGTTCGCCAGCATCTGGAAACCGGGCCCATCGTGCTCGTGACCTCAGCCTGGAACGGCGAAAGCAACATCATGACCATGGGCTGGCACATGATGATGCAATTCGATCCAGCCCTTTTTGGCTGCTACCTCTGGTCGGGGAACCATAGCTATGAACTGATTCGCAACAGCCAGCAATGCGTGATCAACGTACCCACTCTGGAGCTGGCGGACCAGGTGGTCGCGGTGGGAAACAGTACGGGCACTGACGTGGACAAGTTTGGTCAATTCGGACTTACCGCTACAGCGGCGACGCGGGTTGCAGCGCCGCTGATAGCCGAATGTTATGCCAGCTTCGAATGCCAGCTGTACGACTCGAAGTTGATTGGCGAGTACGGTTTGTTCATCTGGGAAGTCGTCAAAGCGCACGTAGATCGCTCCGTGGAGCAGCCTAGAACGCTGCACTACAGGGGAGGCGGTCAATTCATGGTGGCTGGAGAAACCTTGGACTTTCGCCAGCAATTCCGTCCCCAGAACCTCTGACTGGCATAGCCCACTCACTATTTACGGTATTGAGTGGGCGTGACGCCAACCTCACGTTTGAACACCTGCGAAAAATGGCTTGGGCTGCTGTATCCGATCTCCAAGCCTATATCGATCACGCTCCGATCCGTTTCGACCAGGAGCTGCCGGGCTCTTACCATCCTCAGTCTGATGAAGAACTGCGACGGAGAATAACCAGCGGCTTTTTTGAACAGCCGGCTGAAGTGATACTCGCTCATCCCAGCTATTTCGGCCAAGTGCCCGAGATTGAATTCCTCAGCCAGATTCGCCTCCATCGCCGACAGCACGCGGCGCAGCTTGTAAGCAGGCAATGCGTTGCGGTGCACGATATCGTCCGCTGAGCTGTCTAGGTAGCTGCGGGCAAGGTGAATGGCGATGCACTGGGCCAGACCCTGCAGATAAAGTGGACTGGCCCTGTGCCCCGTCAGCTCCAGGCGAACTTGCTCCAATAGAACGGACAACCCAACGTCACGCCCGCCTGAGACTTCACGTAGTCGAACCGCTTCCACAGACCCGCCCAAGACCTCATGGATGGCTTTTTCCAAAAGCGGGATGCCGAGGTAGATATGCATGACTTCAAATGGTTCTACACCGTCTACGTTCCAGCGCATCTCGTAAGGCTGTGCCGAAGTAGTCAAGAAGAAATCACCTTTGGACACCTGG from Pseudomonas putida includes the following:
- a CDS encoding LysR family transcriptional regulator, yielding MISDPGTPTLDQLKVLLTVVEVGSFAGAARKLHRATSVVSYAISNLEMQLGVSLFDRKTTRKPQLTEAGRTVLAEARTIINGVNGLRSKVSGLLHGLEAEVHLALDVMLPAERVVDALRTFRQVFPTVALHLHMEALGAVTQLVLEKKAGIGISGPLDPGRDGLERVGVGSVELVPVAAPAHPLALASRNEPGAARNHIQLVLSDRSPLTGDRDFAVVSPRTWRLADLGAKHMLLKEGIGWGNMPLPMVQADLNAGHLSHLDLPDCKGGSYAFDAIYRTDSPPGPAGLWLIKRFGQQAEAL
- a CDS encoding nuclear transport factor 2 family protein; this translates as MCSAAELLHHHFEMFVDDHEKWKSLLAPDIVWELPFAPSLGHPEKLVGREQVLNHVGWFVGAVESFQFHNLRIQQFTDPLTAVAQVKAQGIITETGKTYSQEYVVFVSVREGKLTHIREYFDPVQAAYALDSPVVMPG
- a CDS encoding SDR family NAD(P)-dependent oxidoreductase, which produces MTDFIPTPNEVAGKVVLVTGAASGIGKAIAELLHSRGAKVIAEDIDPKVNALERPGLVPFVADITVDGSAEQAVALAVEKFGKLDVLVNNAGRILYKPLVEMTREDWEWQMQTNVTGAFLHSREAMKEMMKNKSGAIVNIASYASYYAFPGIAAYTASKGALAQLTRTQALEAIEHGIRVNAIGVGDVVTNLLNHFMEDGRGFLQEHGKSAPIGRAAAPEEIPEIVSFLASERASFIVGSVVMADGGMSVPVG
- a CDS encoding flavin reductase family protein, encoding MTALRKSDFPLIDVRQHLETGPIVLVTSAWNGESNIMTMGWHMMMQFDPALFGCYLWSGNHSYELIRNSQQCVINVPTLELADQVVAVGNSTGTDVDKFGQFGLTATAATRVAAPLIAECYASFECQLYDSKLIGEYGLFIWEVVKAHVDRSVEQPRTLHYRGGGQFMVAGETLDFRQQFRPQNL
- a CDS encoding AraC family transcriptional regulator; this encodes MDVIERTSAHGLEAYIRGERLAASDVLADRDMLVQIFNRERNEESFIVPAVAEPLLVWIISGNAAVQERELDGDWQCSQVSKGDFFLTTSAQPYEMRWNVDGVEPFEVMHIYLGIPLLEKAIHEVLGGSVEAVRLREVSGGRDVGLSVLLEQVRLELTGHRASPLYLQGLAQCIAIHLARSYLDSSADDIVHRNALPAYKLRRVLSAMEANLAEEFNLGHLAEIAGMSEYHFSRLFKKAAGYSPSQFFIRLRMVRARQLLVETDRSVIDIGLEIGYSSPSHFSQVFKREVGVTPTQYRK